A stretch of DNA from Candidatus Methylomirabilota bacterium:
CGGCATGGGACAGAAGAGGCCGGTGCAATCGATCTGCCTGTCAGCATTGAAGAGTTTGGACTCCTGGGCCATGAGAGGCTACCGTACCCCAGCCCTCGGCGCCCCGTCAAGAAAGGGGCCATCCTTGAAATTCTCCCGCCACACGGAGCCTTGGCCCGATTATCCTGATGACACCACGTCATGGCCAAGCGTCCCCGGTCTTCCGACACCCCCGCGGCCCGGCGCATCAAGCGAAAGATCCTGGTCGCCATCACCCTGACCGCGTTCCTGCCGATGCTGGTGGTGGCGTACCTGCTGTACTCGTATGCCCTGCCCCTGCTGGACCCCCAGATCCAGGAGCGGGACCTGCCGTGGATGATGGTCATGCTGGCCGGCACCGGTCTCCTGATGGCCGCGGGCAGCTTCATGCTGTGGGATCTGGCCACCTCCGTGGTGCGACACAGCGGCGCAGTCAACACCGCCTCCACGGCTCGACGGGCCTCGGCGGCGGGCGCGCCGCCCGTGCCGGTCGCCAGCCCCGAGACTGCCGCGGTCCAGCAGTACGTGCAGCAGAGCGACGAGGTCGATTCACTGATGCAGTCCTTCTCGCGGATGCTCCTGACCATCGAGCAACAGGCCGCGGACGTGAACGAGTACGCGCGCCGGCTCGACACCGCCTACAAGGAGCTCGAGTCGACCAGCGCCCAGCTCAAGGAGTTCTCCTTCAAGGACGAGGTGACCGGGCTCTACAACCGACGATTCTTCTCCATCCGGCTCGAGGAAGAAGTCTCGCGCTACCGCCGCTTCAACCATCCGGTCTCGGTGGTGCTACTCGACCTCGATGGCTTCAAGGCGGTCAACGACGAGCTGGGCCACGCGGCCGGCGACGAGACCCTGCGGGCCATGGCCGACATCCTGCTCAAGCAATCCCGCGGGATCAACGTGATCTGCCGCTACGGCGGTGACGAGTTCGCGGTGCTGCTGGTCGAAACGTCCAAGAGCGGGGCGCGGCTGTACGCCGACCGGATCCGCTACGTGCTCTCGACGTGGGGCTTCTCCCACGGCCGGCGCATCACCGCCAGCTTCGGCATCGCGTCGCTGCCCGAGGACGTGGCGCCGGCCGCCGACGAGGTCATCCGCGCCGCCGACGAGGCGCTCTACGCGGCGAAGCGCGCGGGCAAGAACCGCGTCTCGGTCCACGAGGACGTCGTCGGCACCACTCCCAGCGGCCGCCCCGGAGCCTGAGCGGGGTGGCCGCCCTGCCCTCGGCACGGCGCGTCCTCATCGTCGACGACGAGCACGACATTCGCACCACGCTGCACGCGGTGTTCGGCTCCGCCGGGTACGAATGCCGGACGGCGCCCAACGGGCGCGAGGCGGCGCGGCTGTTCGAGACGGAGCGCTCGCCCCTGACCATCACCGATCTCAAGATGCCGGTGATGGACGGCCTGCAGCTCCTCCAGCACCTCAAGGCCCGCGACGCCGACGCCGCGGTCATCATGCTCACCGGCGCCGCGGACCTGACCACCGCGGTGGAGAGCCTCAAGCAGGGCGCCAGCGATTTCATCCTGAAGCCGGTCAACCTGGACCAGGTGCTCCTGGCCGCCGAGCGCGCCCTCGAGCGGCGTCAGCTGATTCTCGAGCGCCGCGAGCACCAGGCCCTGCTGGAGACCCGCGTCGCGGAGGCCACCCGCGATCTCGCGGCCGCGCTGGGCGAGCTACGGGAGACCTACCAGGCCACGCTGGAGGCGCTCGGCTCCGCGCTCGCCACCCGCGAAGTGGGCACCGAGTTGCACTCGCGCCGCGTCCACGCCTACTCCATCGCCCTGGCCCGGGCCCACGGGCTGGCGGAGGAGGCGATCGACGCGCTGGGCCGCGGTGTGCTGCTGCACGACATCGGCAAGATCGGCATCTCGGACAGTATCCTGCTCAAGCCCGGGCCGCTCACGCCCGAGGAGTGGGCGATCATGCGGAGCCATCCCGAGTTCGGGCGCCAGATCCTCGAGCGCATCCCGTTCCTGCGCGACGCGATCCCGGTGGTGTATCACCACCACGAGCGCTGGGACGGCACCGGCTACCCGCTGGGGCTGGCCGGCCCGGCCATTCCGCTGGGGGCGCGGATCTTCGCGCTCGCCGATGCGTTCGACGCGATGACCTTCGACCGCCCCTACTCGAAGGCGATCCCGATGGAAGCCGCGCGCGAGCGCATCCGGGAAGCCGCGGGCACCCACTTCGACCCCGACGTGGTCGCCACCTTCCTCGCCACGCCGCTCGAGGTCTTCCAACAGGTCCGCGCCCGCTCCGAGGACCGCGATCCGGCTTGATCGCCGGCGCGCGTCCGGGACATCAGGCGGGCCGGCACCTCAGGGCGACGACCGATCCTCCCGTGCCGACGAGCCGGGGGCATCTCGATCCCGGGCCAGCAGCGCGGAGATCCAGAGGAGGAGATCATCGGCCGACTCGAATCGCTCGCGGCGCCCCGTCTCCAGGTGCTCGATCCGTCCCACGGCGTACTCGAGTCCGGCGTCCGTGTCTGCGGTGAATTGGACCACGAACGCCCGAGCATAGGGCAGGCTGGGGCCGTCGGCCACGCTTTGCCGCCGGACCTTGCCCAAGGGGCTCTGGCTTCGGGTGCCGGCCTTCTCCTCGTCGGGCATGCCCCAATGGTCGTGGAGAGCACGTGGGAAAGTCCTTACGGAACCCGGAAATTTACCCGAATGTTCTCCGCGCCGGGCCGGACGGCGGCCGGGCGGAGCCACTAGCCGACCCGACGGACCTTGCGGCCGGTCGGGACGCCCGCCCGGCTCCGATCGACGCGCCGCTCGAGCGTGCGAGCCCCCTGCGCTCGGGCGATACTGCGGGCCTTCGTGAAGCAGTCATCCGCCTCGACGATCAGGGCCGACCGCGCGGGGCCTTCTGCGCCACGCCGGGGCAGCAGCAACTCGCCGCGCAGGCGCCAGATCTCGGCCTCGAAGAAGCGCCCGCCGGTGTCGCGACACTGGCTGAGCGCGGCATCCGCCGCCGCGAGACCGGCCTCCACATCACCGCTCCGCAGACAGGCTCCCGCCAGTAAGCCGAGACGCATGGGCAGGCCCAGACGCAACCCGTTGGCGCGGAGGACATCGAGTCCGGCGTTCATCTCGTCCAGGCCCCGGCCGCCTTCGCCCTGCTCCACGAGGACCCGTCCGACGAGGACGAGCGCGGCACCACGCCATAGTGGGAACCCGTAGTCCTCCGACAGCTCCAGCGTCCGCGCGGCCAGCCGCCCGGCCTCCGGCCAGTCCTCGTCGAGCGTCAGGAGCGTCGCGTGGAAGGTCAGCGCCTGCGCGAGCGTGAAGGGGCGGCCGTGCCCCTCGGCGAGCGACAGGGCCTCCTGCTGGATCGCGCGGGCTCCGCTCGGATCGCCGGTCACCCATCGGCGCAGCCCCTCGAAGGATCGCACCGCGACCAGCGGATTGACGCCGTACGGTCGCTCCGCTTCGTCGAGACTCACCGGAAGCGAGCGTGCCTCGCCCAGCAGGCTTTCCGCCGCGCCCAGCTGGCCTCGCCAGAGCGCCACTGCGCCACGCAGAAAACCGGCCTGCAGGGCCGCGGAATGATCCAGACGCTCGGCGACAGCGCCCAGCTCGCGGCCGGTCGCCTCCGCCTGGATGAGGTCACCGACGTTGGCATGGAGCAGACATAGCTCGCTCAACGCATCGAACTGCGCGGCAACGTCCTCGAGGGTGCGGCCCAGATGCTGGATTCGAGTCAGGTTGTCGCGCAGGATGTCGGCGGTGTATCCGGCCGTCTGCGAGAGCACGGTCACGTAGCGCCGGCGCAGCCGCAGCTCATCGCGAGCGCGGTCTTGGGTGTCCGGCAGCGTACCGAGCAGGTCGAAGGCAGGCTTCAGGCACGCGAGCACGTCTCGGTACGCGTGACGGTCGTAGGCCCGCACGGCCGCCTGCTCGAGGTAGATCAAGGCGCGCCGATGATCGCGGCCGCTTTGGAAATGCGCCGCCAGCTCGCCGGAGATCTCGGCGGTCCGGCCCCGGTAGGCGCTCTCGAGGCTGGCTCCGATTCGCTCGTGCAGGGCCGCACGTCGGCTGGGGGGGAGCCGATCGTAGAGCACGCGCTGGAAGAGCGCGTGCCGGAAACGATACCGGGCGGCCAGCGTGCCATCGGGCCAGTCTCGGCTGCCGAGATCCTCGAGCCATCGTGGCGCGTGGCAGAGACGGTGGCAGATCGCCTCCACGCGCTCGGTCGTGTCGCCGAGTCCCGCGGCCACGCTCGGGGCGTCGAACGCCG
This window harbors:
- a CDS encoding GGDEF domain-containing protein, which codes for MAKRPRSSDTPAARRIKRKILVAITLTAFLPMLVVAYLLYSYALPLLDPQIQERDLPWMMVMLAGTGLLMAAGSFMLWDLATSVVRHSGAVNTASTARRASAAGAPPVPVASPETAAVQQYVQQSDEVDSLMQSFSRMLLTIEQQAADVNEYARRLDTAYKELESTSAQLKEFSFKDEVTGLYNRRFFSIRLEEEVSRYRRFNHPVSVVLLDLDGFKAVNDELGHAAGDETLRAMADILLKQSRGINVICRYGGDEFAVLLVETSKSGARLYADRIRYVLSTWGFSHGRRITASFGIASLPEDVAPAADEVIRAADEALYAAKRAGKNRVSVHEDVVGTTPSGRPGA
- a CDS encoding HD domain-containing phosphohydrolase, translated to MAALPSARRVLIVDDEHDIRTTLHAVFGSAGYECRTAPNGREAARLFETERSPLTITDLKMPVMDGLQLLQHLKARDADAAVIMLTGAADLTTAVESLKQGASDFILKPVNLDQVLLAAERALERRQLILERREHQALLETRVAEATRDLAAALGELRETYQATLEALGSALATREVGTELHSRRVHAYSIALARAHGLAEEAIDALGRGVLLHDIGKIGISDSILLKPGPLTPEEWAIMRSHPEFGRQILERIPFLRDAIPVVYHHHERWDGTGYPLGLAGPAIPLGARIFALADAFDAMTFDRPYSKAIPMEAARERIREAAGTHFDPDVVATFLATPLEVFQQVRARSEDRDPA
- a CDS encoding AAA family ATPase encodes the protein MDLRAERLWCGTEPVALRPKAWALLRYLIERPGVLVTKEALHAAVWGDAIVSDDTLTRTMGELRQALADDARTPHIIETAHRRGFRFIAPLHDASADGASAGAPVATTDHAAATRLVGREDELQQLAELFRQATAGQRQIVLLEGEPGIGKSSLAAAFVERVRASGVPVLIAYGQCVEQQGEREAYMAVLEALDRLGHGPSGPEVLAALRSVAPSWLAQLPSLKSPADAERLRQWRDLTTPQRMLREFAGLMEAISVQHPLVLVLEDLHWSDRGTPDLLAVLAQRSERARLMVIGTYRPAQAAALDLPIQQVRTTLRARRRCTEIALEYLARKEVATYLAERLGGSRVADDVVAVVHRRSDGNPLFMTVLVDRLLARGWLAEHDGGWRLTAPRSTIESDVPDDLRHLLEGLFLAAAPEEQDVLGVASVAGPAFDAPSVAAGLGDTTERVEAICHRLCHAPRWLEDLGSRDWPDGTLAARYRFRHALFQRVLYDRLPPSRRAALHERIGASLESAYRGRTAEISGELAAHFQSGRDHRRALIYLEQAAVRAYDRHAYRDVLACLKPAFDLLGTLPDTQDRARDELRLRRRYVTVLSQTAGYTADILRDNLTRIQHLGRTLEDVAAQFDALSELCLLHANVGDLIQAEATGRELGAVAERLDHSAALQAGFLRGAVALWRGQLGAAESLLGEARSLPVSLDEAERPYGVNPLVAVRSFEGLRRWVTGDPSGARAIQQEALSLAEGHGRPFTLAQALTFHATLLTLDEDWPEAGRLAARTLELSEDYGFPLWRGAALVLVGRVLVEQGEGGRGLDEMNAGLDVLRANGLRLGLPMRLGLLAGACLRSGDVEAGLAAADAALSQCRDTGGRFFEAEIWRLRGELLLPRRGAEGPARSALIVEADDCFTKARSIARAQGARTLERRVDRSRAGVPTGRKVRRVG